The Cheilinus undulatus linkage group 2, ASM1832078v1, whole genome shotgun sequence genome has a window encoding:
- the txndc17 gene encoding thioredoxin domain-containing protein 17, with the protein MAHYEEVNVRGYEEFCKAVSARAGKDIFAYFSGDKDAQGKSWCPDCVKAEPIVRGELSHLPEGSVFVYCQVGERAYWKDPSNDFKKTLKLSGVPTLLRYGTPQKLVEDECFKADLVKMMFTED; encoded by the exons ATGGCCCATTACGAAGAAGTAAATGTGCGTGGATATGAAGAGTTCTGTAAGGCTGTGTCTGCAAGAGCAGGAAAGgatatttttgcttatttttctgGGGATAAAGACGCCCAAGGGAAGAGCTGGTGTCCAGACTGTGTAAAAG CCGAGCCAATTGTAAGAGGAGAACTGTCCCACCTTCCAGAGGGATCTGTTTTTGTCTACTGCCAAGTGGGAGAGAGAGCCTA TTGGAAGGATCCAAGTAATGATTTTAAGAAGACTCTGAAGCTGAGTGGAGTTCCAACACTACTGCGATATGGCACA CCCCAAAAGTTGGTGGAGGATGAATGCTTCAAAGCTGACCTTGTGAAGATGATGTTTACTGAAGACTGA